CCGAGGCATCCCACAGATCCACAGCCTGCTGGGCGTTCAGCCAGAATTCTGGAGTATTGCCAAACAGGCGTCCCAGCCGCAGAGCCATTTCCGGACTGACACTCCGGCGCTCTCGCAACACCTCATTAATCGACTGCCGCGAGACACCCACGGCTTCAGCCAAACCGGAAACGGTCAGTCCATAATCCGGCAAAAAGTCTTCACGCAGCATCTCGCCTGGATGGGTAGGCCGTCGCTTGCTCTTGGTTGTGTTCGGAATGCTCATCTTTCTCACCTCATTCAGTGGTAATCACAAACTTCGACATCATAGGCGTCGCCGGCCACAAACCGGAAGCAGATGCGCCACCGGTCATTGATCGAGATCGAATGTTGTCCCTTCGGTCGCCTTCCAGTGCATGAAGGCGATTGCCCGGCGAAACTTTCAGGTCATCCAGCCGCGTAGCCAAGTCGACGTACTCCAACTTGCGCGCAGCCCGTTTGGCAACATCCGTCGGAAACCGCTTGGCATTGCCTGTGGCGTATAGTTCCTGGGTGCGTCGATCCGCAAATGTCTTGATCATGCGTCAGGTGTAGTTCGTCACGTGACGCGTGTCAATCGATGGTTTGCTGTCGCCTA
The Fimbriimonadaceae bacterium genome window above contains:
- a CDS encoding HigA family addiction module antidote protein, whose amino-acid sequence is MSIPNTTKSKRRPTHPGEMLREDFLPDYGLTVSGLAEAVGVSRQSINEVLRERRSVSPEMALRLGRLFGNTPEFWLNAQQAVDLWDASEAIEKDMARIKPLNAA
- a CDS encoding type II toxin-antitoxin system RelE/ParE family toxin; the protein is MIKTFADRRTQELYATGNAKRFPTDVAKRAARKLEYVDLATRLDDLKVSPGNRLHALEGDRRDNIRSRSMTGGASASGLWPATPMMSKFVITTE